From Methylococcus capsulatus:
GCCGATCCGGCGCTGATCGAGTCCTTACGCGGGTTTCGCCGGCAGGCCCTGCATGCGGCACGGCTGGGCCTGATCCATCCGGAGAAGGGCGGGGAGATGGCTTGGGAATCGCCGCTGCCAGCGGATTTCGATGCCTTGCTTCGTCTCCTGCGGAGCCTGGGGTGACGCTTTGGCTCGAGCCCGACTGGCCTGCGCCGCCGGGAGTGCGGGCGGCATCGACCCTGCGCCTGGGCGGAGTGAGCGCGGGCGTATACGCCGGTCTGAATCTCGGGCTCCATGTCGGCGACGATCCGGCCGCGGTTGCCACGAACCGCGCATTGCTGCGCCGTAATTTGGGGCTGCCAGCGGAGCCCGCCTGGCTGCGCCAGGTACATGGGAACGCTGCGGTCGAGGCCGGCCGGGAGGCCGAACCCGAGGCGGATGCCAGCTACACCTGGAACGTTGGGGTGGTCTGTGCGGTGATGACCGCCGACTGCCTGCCGGTCTTGCTGTGCACCCGCGACGGGGCGGGTGTGGCCGCCGTGCATGCCGGCTGGCGGGGGCTGGCGGGTGGTGTGATCGAGCAGGCGGTTGCGGCCTTGGGGGCGTCCGATCTGCTGGCCTGGCTCGGTCCGGCGATCGGGCCGGAAGCCTTCGAAGTCGGCGACGAAGTGCGTGCCGCTTTTCTGGCGCAAGACGCCGAAAGTGACGCGGCCTTCCGGCCCGGCGATAATGGCCGCTGGCTGGCCGACATTTATCGGCTGGCCCGGCTGCGCCTTCGGCGCCTCGGCATCCGGGACGTCCATGGCGGAGGCTGGTGCACCTATGGCGATGAAAGCCGCTTTTTCTCCTACCGGCGCGACGGAGTGACGGGCCGGATGGCCACGCTCGTCTGGCGCGACCGCTAAACACCTTCAAACGTTTTTCGCCGATGAGCGTATTACTCTGGATTCTGTTGTTTTCCTTGCTGGGCGGTGTGCTCAGCGTCATCGCCGCTTCGCTGTTTCTGCTCATTCCGGAAGACCATCACCCGCACCTTCTGCCGCATGGCGTCAGTTTCGCCCTGGGCTCCCTGCTCAGCGTGGCGTTCCTGCACCTCATTCCGGAGGCTGCCCAAGGCGTCGGCGTCGGCAACACCGAGATGCTGTTCGCCACGGTGCTGGCGGGTATCCTCGGCTTCTTCATCCTGGAGAAGCTGCTGCTGTGGCGCCATTGCCACGCCGGCGACTGCGAGACACACGGCGAGGGCCATTTCCATCAGCCTGCCGGTACGCTCATCGTCATCGGTGACGTGATCCACAATCTGGTCGACGGCGTGCTGATCGCAGCGGCTTTCCTGACCGACATCCGGCTCGGCATCGTCACCGCCCTGGCCGTCGCCGCCCACGAAATTCCCCAGGAGGTGGGGGACTTCGCCATTCTGCTGCAAAGCGGCTATGGCCGGACCCGTGCGCTTTGGTACAACCTGATGTCCAGCCTGGGGACGGTGGTGGGTGGGGTGGCCGCCTATTTCGCGCTGGAACGGATGAACGGCGTGCTGCCTTATGTGCTGGCGTTGGCCGCCTCCAGCTTCATCTATGTCGCCGTCGCCGATCTGATTCCCTCTCTGCACCGCCGGACGCACCTCTCCGCCGCCCTCCAGCAGCTCGTCATGATCGCGGCTGGCATCGCCCTGATCGTGATGGTCAACCATTGGACCGAGGGCAGGCATCCGGAAACACCCCGGACGGCTTCCGTCATATCGCGATGACGGTGCCGAGCTCCACCACCCGGTCCACCGGCAGCTTGAAGTAGCCGGTCGGATTGTAGGCGTTGCGGAACATGGAGATGAACAGCACTTCCTCCCAGCGGTTCAGACTCCGCTCGGCGGAGCGGATCAGTGTTTCCCGGCCCAGGAAGAACGTGGTCTTTTCCAGATCGATGTGCAACCCGGCGTGACGGCACAGGTTCAGCATGCGCAGCACGTTGGGGCGTTCCATGAAGCCGAAGCGGGTCGTGATACGGAAAAAATTGTGCTCCAGCGCCTCGATGGTGATTTTTTCCTTTTCCGCGG
This genomic window contains:
- the pgeF gene encoding peptidoglycan editing factor PgeF gives rise to the protein MTLWLEPDWPAPPGVRAASTLRLGGVSAGVYAGLNLGLHVGDDPAAVATNRALLRRNLGLPAEPAWLRQVHGNAAVEAGREAEPEADASYTWNVGVVCAVMTADCLPVLLCTRDGAGVAAVHAGWRGLAGGVIEQAVAALGASDLLAWLGPAIGPEAFEVGDEVRAAFLAQDAESDAAFRPGDNGRWLADIYRLARLRLRRLGIRDVHGGGWCTYGDESRFFSYRRDGVTGRMATLVWRDR
- a CDS encoding ZIP family metal transporter, translating into MSVLLWILLFSLLGGVLSVIAASLFLLIPEDHHPHLLPHGVSFALGSLLSVAFLHLIPEAAQGVGVGNTEMLFATVLAGILGFFILEKLLLWRHCHAGDCETHGEGHFHQPAGTLIVIGDVIHNLVDGVLIAAAFLTDIRLGIVTALAVAAHEIPQEVGDFAILLQSGYGRTRALWYNLMSSLGTVVGGVAAYFALERMNGVLPYVLALAASSFIYVAVADLIPSLHRRTHLSAALQQLVMIAAGIALIVMVNHWTEGRHPETPRTASVISR